The DNA window GACGATCAGCAGTACATGCTGATTTCAGACGAAAACAACAGAGGCGTAGCGTCCGGTACACCGTGGCAAAATGGTCCTGTTCCACTGGAGTTTGCGATTACAGGACTTGGCCCCGTGCATATTCGAATCGCAGATTTTGATAGCTTGAAAAAAGTATTAGAACATGCAATGTTGATGCGCGAAATTGCAAAAGAAGATGCTTTCCATTTGTTTGAAATAGGAGAAGGTGGAAACGGAGCACAAGTAATTGTCGAGCATAACACATCGTTGCCATCTGGACGCCAAGGCTTTGGTACAGTTCACCACGCGGCTTTCCGTGTAGCAGATACTGACGTATTGCAAGAGTGGATCGACCGGATGCAAAGTCTTGGGTTCCATACATCCGGTTACGTCGATCGTTTCTTCTTCGAATCATTGTATGCACGAGTGGGACAAGGCATTTTGTTTGAATGGGCAACGGATGGACCGGGCTTCATGGGGGATGAACCTTATGAAACAGTCGGAGAAAAATTATCTTTGCCACCATTTTTAGAACCAAAACGTGAGGAAATTGAACAATTAGTTCGTCCAATCAATACGGTACGCAGCACACAGACGATTGAAAAAGAGGTTTTGTAACAATGGGAAAAAGAACAAGCATAATGAGTAAATTGTTCGGAACCAAACAAGAGGAGGAAATAACAATGACAACAGTAAATATCGGCATCATCTTAGGATCAACACGCGAAGGGCGCTTAAGCCCACAAGTAGGCAACTGGGTAAAAGAATTAGCAGACAAACGCGGTGACGCGAACTATACAATTATTGATATTGCTGAATACAAATTGCCGCTTCTTGGCGAAAACGGTGGCGACGCATCCGGAGCAGCTGGCTGGTCTGAAGCGATTGCTAAACAAGACGGCTTTGTCTTTATTACACAAGAATACAACCATTCCATTACAGGGTCACTAAAAAATGCACTCGATTATTTACGCGTGGAATGGAACAATAAAGCAGCGGGTATCGTATCGTACGGATCTGTCGGCGGAGCGCGTGCTGCAGAACATTTACGGGGCATTTTGGGTGAATTATCTGTAGCGGACGTTCGCGTTCATCCAGCATTGTCATTGTTCACAGACTTTGAAAATGGCGCAGAGCTAAAAGCTGCACCGGTTCAAGCAGATTCCGTCAATCAAATGCTCGACCAAGTAATTCCGTGGTCAACAGCATTGAAAACAATCCGTTAATCTTCTCTAAACCGACAGAATGTGCGTAACTATCCGCGCATTCTGTTTTTTAGTTACAATGGGTTATAGATGACGTAAATTGAGTAAATAAGTTGAATGAAAGAAGAACTCGCTGCAAACGGACGTTTTGCAACGAAGCTAGCGCAATTTTTTCTTAGCCTGTTCAATTAACAAATCATCAGGCTATGGAGCAAACCAGCGTAGACTCCCGCGAGATAGCGAAGTGTCGAAATCCACTCAGGCGTAAAGTCCGAGTTAGTTTGGTGCAAGCTCGCAGGAAAGCGTAGCTGGTTTGTGGAATAGCCATTGCAGAACATTTCTTACGGAAGCTATGCCCAAAGCGATATGTAAAAAATAGCTCATTTATAAAGATCAATCTCATTAGTAAAGGAGTGGATAAGCATGATATCAATTGATCCGGAACAAAACGAGGAACGCGACAATTACAAACTATTAGTGGGCTCGATTATTCCACGACCCATCGCGTTTGTCACAACGCAATCCGCGTCAGGAGTCGTTAACGGTGCACCGTTCAGCTATTTCAATGTTGTGTCTTCCAATCCGCCGATGGTGTCGCTTGCGATTCAACGACCAGCAAGTGGCATGAAAGACACTGCTCGTAATATTTATGGCAACGGTGAGTTTGTCGTGCATATTGTAGACCGTGACAATGTAACAAAAATCAACGAAACAGCCGCTTCTTTGCCTCCATCAGAAAGCGAAGTCGAAATAGTAGGGCTGACGCAAGTGCCGAGTTCAATCGTATCGGTTCCAGGCATCGTCGAGTCGAAAATTCGTATGGAATGCCGCTTAGTAGAGTCAGTTGCGTTAGGTGGAGACGGTGCAGGCAGTGATTTGTTCATTGGGGAAATTGTGCAGTTCCACATTGACGAAGCTATTTACGAAAAAGGACGCATCGATCCGAAAGGACTGGATGCTGTAAGCCGGTTAGCAGGAACAAATTATGCAGCGATCGGCGAAATTTTTTCAATGGAACGTCCAAAATAAAGAATTTAAAAACAAGACAAGCCGCTGTCAGATAGCGGCTTGTCTTGTTTTTAGTTGATGAATTTTTAGGAACAGACTAAATCATGTTGACTGAAGGGAATCCGGTGACCAACAACTGAGTAAAACGATCAGCAGGTAGCGGTCTGCTAAAGAGGTAGCCTTGGATTTCGTCACAGCCCAATTCTTTTAGTAGCGCCAATTGCTCTTCAGTTTCCACACCCTCTGCAATTACTGACATATCGAAGCTATGAGCGATAAAAATCATCGCTTCGACGAGTGCTTTATCGTATGGATTTGTGGTCATGTCTTGGACAAAAGGTTGAGCGATTTTCAAGTTGTTGAGTGGGAAACGTTTCAAATAGTTTAGTGATGAGTAGCCAGTTCCAAAATCATCGATCGCCATCTGAATGCCCATTTTTCTCAATGCGTGCATTCGAGAAATGGCTTTTTCCGCATCATCAAGCGCCACACTTTCCGTAATTTCTAGTTCTAACAAAGCTGCTGGAAAGTGGGTAGTTGCTAATACCAGACTGATCGTCTCCAACAAATCGTCTTGCAAAAACTGAAGGGGCGATAAGTTTACAGCGAGCTTCAGGTGAGGATATCCAGAATTATGCCATTCTTTTACTTGCTTGCAAGCTGTATAAAGCACCCATTCACCAATAGGAAGAATTAAGCGAGTTTCTTCAGCCAAAGGAATAAATTCTGCGGGAGAAACGATGGTACCCTCTGCTTTTTGCCAGCGAATCAACGCTTCCATTCCGATAACATCACCACTCGAAGCACAAACTTGTGGTTGATAATGAAGAAAGAATTCCTCATTGGAAAAAGCGCGACGCAGATCATTTTCTAATACTAATTTACTGGAAGTAACGAAAGTCATATCAGTTGAGAAAAATTGATAATTATTTTTGCCTTTTGCTTTTGCACTATACATGGCCCTGTCCGCATGTTTTAGCAATTCGCTTGGTGTTTCTCCATCTTCTGGATACATGGCAATGCCAATACTCATCGAGATAGGCAATTCTTGCCCATTGATGTTCATAGGCTTTGCAAAATCAGACTGTAACCTACGAATGATTGGGATAACGTCTGTTTTAAGATGGATATCAGCAAGGAAAAGTGTGAATTCGTCACCGCCCTGTCGAGAAATGGTATCAATCGGACGCAAATTCGCCAATATTTTTTGCGAAAATGCTTGAAGCAATAAGTCTCCAAATTCGTGGCCGAATGTATCATTAATATTTTTGAAACGATCCAAATCTATGAATACGACAGCGAGCTTTTGACCATTTTGTTTGGCAACTGCTATGGAATTCTCCACTTTTTCAACGAATAGCCTTCTGTTTGGAAGGTTGGTTAATACGTCGTGATAAGCCATGTGCTCCATTTGTTTGACCGCTTTTTCTAGCTGTTCGTTTTTAGAAGTGACTTCTACTGTTCGTTGTTCAATTTTATGCTCAAGGACAGAGGTTAGCTGGTCATAGTTGAATAGCAGTCTCCGATTATCACGTAGCGTAAAAACTTGTCTCGTAATAATAAGAACAGCCGCCACAAAAGCGCCAGCAATCAAGCCCTTCATGTTTTCTCTTTGTTCAACAAGCATAATGGTGAATAGAAGAAGGAGACTCAGGTACGGTAACAGCATACGAATTGAAATTCGTTCATGTGCCCTTGTTGAAGTTGCTTGTAAACCATTTTTGGGTAAAGGATCAAGAGCATGCAAGCCAGCAAGTGCCACTAGTAACAGACTAAGAGACCAAAATGGATCATATAAAGTACCCGAACCATAAGTATCAGTAACTGTTGAATACAGGTAAGCGGTATCGGCAAAAATCTGAAAAGTTAGGCCGATAATGATTAAAACAAACACACGTGCTGGTAACAAGTGGGAAAAGCCAATGTAAAAACTGATCGCACCAAATAGCAACAACAAATCTCCAAGTGGATAACCTATAGAGACAACGAGCATCATTGGTGAAGATTCTTCCATCAGTAAATACTGAATCAAAAAATGCCAGCTGAGAGCGGTAGAAACAGTAATGATAATCATCATATCGAAAATAAATTTAATTTCATAAGAAATTTCTTTCTTTTGCTTAAACTGGTAAACAACAGCAGCTAAATAGAAAAAGATTTGGAAAAAGTAAAAGACATCTGGCCACCCTGGATAATTGGGCTCTTCATATGAAACGTTATGGCTATAAACCCAAATACCTTCAGCGATTGCGTAGCTGAAAGCTCCTAAAGAAAGCAGTAACCAAAACAGACGGTTTTTGCCAACTGATTGACGGGAGACGATAAACAACGTGACACAAGCAACGATAGGCGCAAGCCACGAAATCAGGTTTTCGACCAATACAAAAGTACGTTCGTTGCTATCGCTAAACAAAATCCAAGCGTAGTAAATAGAAATATGAAGAAAGATATAGCTAGAAAATTTACTTTTAATGTTGGAACGTTCGATATGCTTCACCTCTTTTTAGAGAGCAGAATTAACTGCTAGAGTATCAAGGTCGGAAATTCACTCGTATTTTCTTAAGTATAAAGATTTTCTGAAAGAAAGGAATAGATATATCCCATAAAATAACATTTACTTAATAAATATTATTCTTTATTTGATATGATTTTAAAAGTCCAATAGCCTACCAAATTATTCATTTAACGTAATGTGTTAAAACTCACGACAAAAAGACTGACTCCCTCCTGTCGTCAGTTTTTTCGGTGTGTTCTTTTCAGTGAACGGATTAAAGGAGAGGAAATCAACGATAATCCAACTTAAAAAGACTTATTCCTACTATTGGGAATAAGTCTTTTTCATTTTAGCTAATAGTTATAGCCCAATTTAGCCGAAATACGCTGACTTGTTTCTTTCACTTGCTGTGCTAGAAACGCAAGTCGCTCGTCTGTCAAGTTATAGCTGACAACACCGATGCTAAGAGCACCTTGCACTTTTCCAAAACGATTAAGGATAGAAGCGCCAACAGAAGAAGTGACGAAAAAGCTGTTTGAGCGAAAAGACGATCTTCCAGAAGAGGCGCGTGCAGATCTCGAGTCAGGTAACTACTTATTTGGCCGTGGCACGATGGATATGAAAATGGGGCTGGCTCTCCATATGGCACTCATTGAAAAAGCCAGTACGGAAAACTGGCCGCTGAACCTCGTGTTATTGACTGTGCCCGACGAAGAAGTTAACTCAATGGGCATGCGTAAAGCGGTGAGTGAGCTTGTTAACTTACGCGAAGAGCGCGGCTTGTCGTACAAGATGTTCTTTAACAGTGAGCCGGCATTTTCACAAAAACCGGGTGACGAAAAGCATTACGTCTATTCGGGGACGCTCGGAAAAATCATGCCAGCTGCACTTTTCTATGGCAAAGAAACGCATGTGGGTGAACCGTTAAAAGGCATGACAGCGAATTACATGGCTTCTTTTCTATCGCAAGCGATGGAGTGGAACGCTCTATACCGCGAAAGTGATCTTGGTGAAAGTACACCGCTACCGGTTTCGCTTCAACAAAAAGATTTGAAAATGCAGTATTCGACACAAACACCTTACCGAGCAACTGCTTTGTATAATGTTTTTCTCATGAAACGAAATGCTGCCGAAGTGATGGAACTGTTTGAACAAACGGCAATGCAAGCGGCGACTATGTGTAATACGGCATATAGCGGACTATGCAGGCGTGAAGGGATCGAAGGCATTGGGGAAGTACAGGTATTGCGCTTTGAGCAGTTACTTAAGTATGCAGAAGCGAAACGCGGTGTTCGCTTTGTTTCAAAACTAAAAGCAGAAATTTTAGCACATCCAGAATGGGACGAACGCGAGAAATCGTTGCGTATTGCTGATAAACTGATGATTCAATGTCACGAATTAGCACCAGCAATCATCTTGTTGTTTGCACCGCCTTATTATCCGGCAGTCAATTCATCGGAAGATCCATTTATCATGGAGTGCATTGCCACTGTAAAAAGAACAGCCGCAGAAAATGGCGTTGAAGTTGATCAAGTTCACTATTTTAACGGACTTTGCGATTTGAGTTATGTTAATTATAGCGACCCTGGTAACGGATGGAGCTCGTATGAATGCAACACGCCTGTATGGGGAAAAACCTATAGCATTCCGTTTGCCGACATGCTTGAGCTACAAGCGCCTGTGTTGAATGTTGGTCCGTTCGGCAAAGACGCTCATCAGTATACAGAGCGGCTTCATATGGACAGTGCTTTTGTTCATACGCCGCATATGCTGGAAAGTTTGATGAAGAGTTTGTGTAAAAAAGTACTTGAGACAGTTTAATGACAAAAACAAAAAGCACAGCCAAAACGGACCCCCGTTTGGCTGTGCTTTTTGTTCTATCTGAACTTATATGACTCCGACTTCTTCGGTTTTTATATCTGTAATAAACATATGCCCTGGCGCATGAGTAATCATGAATGGCGGTTTGACATGTGCAGCAATGGCTTGTGGCGTGACCCCGCAAGCCCAAAAAAGCGGCACTTCACCATCGTTAATCGTCACGCGGTCACCGTAGTCAGGCTGATTTATATCGTCGATACCGATACTTTCCGGATTGCCAATATGGAGCGGTGCACCGTGGACGGTTGGAAAACGACTTGTTACTTGCACAGCGCGTACCACATCTTTTTCGGCAACAGGACGCATACTGACAACAGTGGGTCCTTCGAATATTCCGGCTTTAATGGTTGGAATAGATGTTTTGTACATCGGTACATTTATTCCTTCGTCGTTGTGGCGAATCGGAATGCCATTGTTGACTAAAGCTTCTTCAAACGTAAAGCTACAACCAATGAGAAACGCGACCATGTCATTATTCCAAAGCTCCGTAATGTTTGTCAGCGTTTCCGTTAATTTCCCGTCTCGGTAAACATGATAAAGCGGAATGTCACTTCTTATATCTGCTGTAGGCGCGGATTGGACAGGTGTAAATGAACCGGCATCGGTGACGTCTATTAATGGACAAGATTTTGGGTTGCGCTGGCAAAATAGCAGGAAATCGAACGCCATGTCTTTTGGAAGAACGACAAGGTTAGCTTGCAAAAAGCCATTCGCCATCCCCGAAGTAGGACTCTTTAAATTGCCTTCTCGAATCAGCTGCCGGATTTCTTCTGGTGTGGAATTTTGTAAGTTGATCATTTGCGAACTTCTCCCATCTGAAAGCGTGAGTTTTATCAATTGGTAGTCTTGTTATGTGAGGTTACTGATTAGCAATAAAAGTAACATCTGATCATTATTTTATACATCAAATAAAACAATAAAGAGCACAATCAAAACGGTACTCCGTTCTGGCTGTGCTTTTTCATAGTGGATCAAACTTGAGCTGCCCAAATTTCAATTTCAATTTTGATGTCGGGCAACCCCAGTTCTGTAATGTACCCAATCGTCATGGCTGGATAATCAGTGCCGAATAGCTGTGACCATTCAGCATATAAGAAATCCCAATCGATCTTTTCGGTAGCCCATATATTTACTTTGATGATATTCTCAGCAGTTAACTGTTCTGAATAGAGAACTTGTTTAATATTTTTAACTGTATTGGTAATTTGAGAATGGAATCCCTTAGGAAGCTTGCCGTTCGCATCTAGACCAATTTGCCCCGAAGTCACATACAGCTCTGCATTTCTGGGGATTCTCGTAATGTGTGTGTAATTGCCGACGGGTTTCGGCATACCGATGGGATTGCGTCTGGTGATTTTATCGTTTTCCACTAGGCTTCCCACCTTTCTTTGCAATTGTATTTTTAGAAAAAGAAAGGATGATCAGTTGTTCCACACCACGTTTTTTTGCGCTTTCTCATTGACACTCAACTGAAAAACATCCGGTCTAGCGTAATGTCCCGATACGTCAAAATCAAACTGACTTTCGGCGATTTGGTCTAAATCGAGTTCGGCGTAGAGAATGGTTTCTTCTCCGTACACCGGCTCGACGATCAACTCCCCTAGAGGTCCTGCTATGCAACTTCCGCCACGAGACATTTCCTCTGGCAACTCTTGAAATTCAGCCCGTGACGAAATAGCTTCTGGGTACATTGATTTTGTTGAATACTGATTGCACGACAATACGAAGCAACGCCCTTCTGCCGCTACGTGTCGAACCGTTGACGTCCACGTATCCCGTCCATCAGCAGTTGGCATAACGTAAATCTGGATGCCTTTGTCATACATTGCAGCACGTGCGAGGGGCATATAATTTTCCCAGCAAATTAACGCACCAAGTCGTCCGTAAGGTGTCTCGAAAACTGGCAATGTGCTGCCGTCGCCTTGTCCCCAAATAAGACGTTCCGACCCGGTCGGTTTTAACTTACGGTGCTTGCCGAGCAATTCGCCATCAGGTCCAAAAAATAAGACCGTGCAATACAGCGTGCCTTGGCTACCGTTCGAGTCTTTTTCGATGACACCGATTACGACGTAAGCTCCCGTTTGTCTCGCTGCTTTGCCAATCGCTTGTGTTTCAGGACCAGGTGCTGTGATGGAATGGTCCCAGTATTCACGAAAATCTTTGCGACCTTCCCAATCACGGCTGCCAACCACTGCACCAAACGACATACCACGCGGATAGGCGGGGATGAATGCTTCTGGGAAGACAATAATGTTAG is part of the Planococcus kocurii genome and encodes:
- a CDS encoding ring-cleaving dioxygenase encodes the protein MNELKGIHHVTAITSSAEKNYEFFTYVLGMRLVKKTVNQDDIQTYHLFFADDKGSAGTDMTFFDFPNIQKGVHGTNEIYKTAFRVPTDSALDYWIKRFDKYQVAHKGIEEVFGKKTISFVDFDDQQYMLISDENNRGVASGTPWQNGPVPLEFAITGLGPVHIRIADFDSLKKVLEHAMLMREIAKEDAFHLFEIGEGGNGAQVIVEHNTSLPSGRQGFGTVHHAAFRVADTDVLQEWIDRMQSLGFHTSGYVDRFFFESLYARVGQGILFEWATDGPGFMGDEPYETVGEKLSLPPFLEPKREEIEQLVRPINTVRSTQTIEKEVL
- a CDS encoding NADPH-dependent FMN reductase gives rise to the protein MTTVNIGIILGSTREGRLSPQVGNWVKELADKRGDANYTIIDIAEYKLPLLGENGGDASGAAGWSEAIAKQDGFVFITQEYNHSITGSLKNALDYLRVEWNNKAAGIVSYGSVGGARAAEHLRGILGELSVADVRVHPALSLFTDFENGAELKAAPVQADSVNQMLDQVIPWSTALKTIR
- a CDS encoding flavin reductase family protein, which codes for MISIDPEQNEERDNYKLLVGSIIPRPIAFVTTQSASGVVNGAPFSYFNVVSSNPPMVSLAIQRPASGMKDTARNIYGNGEFVVHIVDRDNVTKINETAASLPPSESEVEIVGLTQVPSSIVSVPGIVESKIRMECRLVESVALGGDGAGSDLFIGEIVQFHIDEAIYEKGRIDPKGLDAVSRLAGTNYAAIGEIFSMERPK
- a CDS encoding putative bifunctional diguanylate cyclase/phosphodiesterase; protein product: MKHIERSNIKSKFSSYIFLHISIYYAWILFSDSNERTFVLVENLISWLAPIVACVTLFIVSRQSVGKNRLFWLLLSLGAFSYAIAEGIWVYSHNVSYEEPNYPGWPDVFYFFQIFFYLAAVVYQFKQKKEISYEIKFIFDMMIIITVSTALSWHFLIQYLLMEESSPMMLVVSIGYPLGDLLLLFGAISFYIGFSHLLPARVFVLIIIGLTFQIFADTAYLYSTVTDTYGSGTLYDPFWSLSLLLVALAGLHALDPLPKNGLQATSTRAHERISIRMLLPYLSLLLLFTIMLVEQRENMKGLIAGAFVAAVLIITRQVFTLRDNRRLLFNYDQLTSVLEHKIEQRTVEVTSKNEQLEKAVKQMEHMAYHDVLTNLPNRRLFVEKVENSIAVAKQNGQKLAVVFIDLDRFKNINDTFGHEFGDLLLQAFSQKILANLRPIDTISRQGGDEFTLFLADIHLKTDVIPIIRRLQSDFAKPMNINGQELPISMSIGIAMYPEDGETPSELLKHADRAMYSAKAKGKNNYQFFSTDMTFVTSSKLVLENDLRRAFSNEEFFLHYQPQVCASSGDVIGMEALIRWQKAEGTIVSPAEFIPLAEETRLILPIGEWVLYTACKQVKEWHNSGYPHLKLAVNLSPLQFLQDDLLETISLVLATTHFPAALLELEITESVALDDAEKAISRMHALRKMGIQMAIDDFGTGYSSLNYLKRFPLNNLKIAQPFVQDMTTNPYDKALVEAMIFIAHSFDMSVIAEGVETEEQLALLKELGCDEIQGYLFSRPLPADRFTQLLVTGFPSVNMI
- a CDS encoding M20/M25/M40 family metallo-hydrolase, giving the protein MLRAPCTFPKRLRIEAPTEEVTKKLFERKDDLPEEARADLESGNYLFGRGTMDMKMGLALHMALIEKASTENWPLNLVLLTVPDEEVNSMGMRKAVSELVNLREERGLSYKMFFNSEPAFSQKPGDEKHYVYSGTLGKIMPAALFYGKETHVGEPLKGMTANYMASFLSQAMEWNALYRESDLGESTPLPVSLQQKDLKMQYSTQTPYRATALYNVFLMKRNAAEVMELFEQTAMQAATMCNTAYSGLCRREGIEGIGEVQVLRFEQLLKYAEAKRGVRFVSKLKAEILAHPEWDEREKSLRIADKLMIQCHELAPAIILLFAPPYYPAVNSSEDPFIMECIATVKRTAAENGVEVDQVHYFNGLCDLSYVNYSDPGNGWSSYECNTPVWGKTYSIPFADMLELQAPVLNVGPFGKDAHQYTERLHMDSAFVHTPHMLESLMKSLCKKVLETV
- a CDS encoding putative hydro-lyase; this translates as MINLQNSTPEEIRQLIREGNLKSPTSGMANGFLQANLVVLPKDMAFDFLLFCQRNPKSCPLIDVTDAGSFTPVQSAPTADIRSDIPLYHVYRDGKLTETLTNITELWNNDMVAFLIGCSFTFEEALVNNGIPIRHNDEGINVPMYKTSIPTIKAGIFEGPTVVSMRPVAEKDVVRAVQVTSRFPTVHGAPLHIGNPESIGIDDINQPDYGDRVTINDGEVPLFWACGVTPQAIAAHVKPPFMITHAPGHMFITDIKTEEVGVI
- a CDS encoding RidA family protein, producing the protein MENDKITRRNPIGMPKPVGNYTHITRIPRNAELYVTSGQIGLDANGKLPKGFHSQITNTVKNIKQVLYSEQLTAENIIKVNIWATEKIDWDFLYAEWSQLFGTDYPAMTIGYITELGLPDIKIEIEIWAAQV
- a CDS encoding carbon-nitrogen hydrolase family protein translates to MKKITKFKVAVVQAGAEIMDKEKGVAKTVRLIQEAARQQANIIVFPEAFIPAYPRGMSFGAVVGSRDWEGRKDFREYWDHSITAPGPETQAIGKAARQTGAYVVIGVIEKDSNGSQGTLYCTVLFFGPDGELLGKHRKLKPTGSERLIWGQGDGSTLPVFETPYGRLGALICWENYMPLARAAMYDKGIQIYVMPTADGRDTWTSTVRHVAAEGRCFVLSCNQYSTKSMYPEAISSRAEFQELPEEMSRGGSCIAGPLGELIVEPVYGEETILYAELDLDQIAESQFDFDVSGHYARPDVFQLSVNEKAQKNVVWNN